One stretch of Nocardioides perillae DNA includes these proteins:
- a CDS encoding NADPH:quinone oxidoreductase family protein codes for MRAVQVTSPTGPRDLEVRDVEEPTPGPDDVLVEVHSVGTSFPDLLLSKGEYQLKPEPPFTLGVDFAGTVVSGPDGFEPGQRVVGVLPYGGAAERVVVPRIFCFPLPDRLSFDEGAAIPMNYLTAHFALAERGGLRSGETVLVHGAAGGVGTATIQVAKGMGARAIAVCSTEEKRQVALAAGADEAVLLDGFKDAVAALTEGRGVDVVLDVVGGDAFTDSLRSLAPQGRLLVVGFAAGQGIPEVKVNRLLLNNVDVRGVGWGAYAMVRPGYMLEQWQALLPLLEDGTIAPPVGATYAFEDFGQALVDLEERRALGKLVVRVR; via the coding sequence ATGCGCGCCGTCCAGGTCACGTCCCCCACCGGCCCCCGCGACCTCGAGGTCCGCGACGTCGAGGAGCCGACGCCCGGCCCCGACGACGTGCTGGTCGAGGTGCACAGCGTCGGCACCTCCTTCCCCGACCTGCTGCTGAGCAAGGGGGAGTACCAGCTGAAGCCCGAGCCGCCGTTCACGCTGGGCGTCGACTTCGCCGGCACGGTGGTGAGCGGGCCCGACGGCTTCGAGCCGGGCCAGCGCGTGGTCGGCGTGCTGCCCTACGGCGGCGCCGCCGAGCGCGTGGTGGTGCCCCGGATCTTCTGCTTCCCGCTGCCTGACCGCCTCTCCTTCGACGAGGGCGCGGCCATCCCGATGAACTACCTCACCGCCCACTTCGCGCTCGCGGAGCGCGGCGGCCTGCGCTCCGGCGAGACCGTGCTGGTCCACGGCGCGGCCGGCGGCGTCGGCACGGCCACGATCCAGGTCGCGAAGGGCATGGGCGCCCGCGCGATCGCGGTGTGCTCCACCGAGGAGAAGCGCCAGGTCGCGCTCGCCGCCGGCGCCGACGAGGCCGTGCTGCTCGACGGCTTCAAGGACGCGGTGGCCGCCCTGACCGAGGGCCGCGGCGTCGACGTCGTGCTCGACGTGGTCGGGGGCGACGCCTTCACCGACTCGCTCCGCTCGCTCGCGCCGCAGGGGCGGCTGCTGGTCGTCGGCTTCGCTGCCGGGCAGGGCATCCCGGAGGTCAAGGTCAACCGGCTGCTGCTCAACAACGTCGACGTCCGCGGGGTCGGCTGGGGTGCCTACGCGATGGTGCGCCCCGGCTACATGCTCGAGCAGTGGCAGGCCCTGCTCCCGCTGCTCGAGGACGGCACGATCGCCCCGCCGGTCGGGGCCACCTACGCCTTCGAGGACTTCGGCCAGGCCCTCGTCGACCTCGAGGAGCGCCGCGCGCTCGGCAAGCTCGTCGTCCGGGTGCGCTGA
- a CDS encoding PadR family transcriptional regulator gives MSLGRVLLGVLVDGPAHGYDLKRAHDERFPAARPLAFGQVYATLARLERDGLVEVAGTEQAGGPERTTYAVTEAGRAALADWLREPETPGPYAADALVRKTVTALHAGGDALAFLDRQRAVHLDAMRSLTRARRDGEGPPDVATRIALDHTIAHLDADLRWLEETRERIGR, from the coding sequence ATGTCCCTCGGTCGCGTGCTCCTCGGCGTCCTCGTCGACGGTCCCGCGCACGGCTACGACCTGAAGCGGGCGCACGACGAGCGCTTCCCGGCGGCCAGGCCGCTGGCCTTCGGGCAGGTCTACGCGACGCTCGCGCGCCTCGAGCGCGACGGGCTCGTCGAGGTCGCCGGCACCGAGCAGGCGGGCGGGCCCGAGCGCACGACGTACGCCGTGACGGAGGCGGGTCGCGCGGCCCTGGCCGACTGGCTGCGGGAGCCGGAGACGCCGGGGCCCTACGCCGCCGACGCGCTGGTGCGCAAGACCGTCACCGCGCTGCACGCGGGCGGCGACGCGCTGGCCTTCCTCGACCGCCAGCGGGCGGTCCACCTCGACGCGATGCGGTCGCTGACCCGCGCCCGACGCGACGGCGAGGGGCCGCCCGACGTCGCGACCCGCATCGCGCTCGACCACACCATCGCGCACCTCGACGCCGACCTCCGGTGGCTCGAGGAGACCCGGGAGAGGATCGGCCGATGA
- a CDS encoding ABC transporter ATP-binding protein, with product MTQTQQGQPSGVLLEGRGLHKAYAASPALTGASLAVRSGEVVAVTGASGSGKSTLLLCLAGVVRPDAGVVTFGGRRLDDLDDDARTRMRRSSIGLVLQFGQLVPELSAVENVGLPLLLDGVARREAASAARHWLDRLGVADVADARPAQMSGGQAQRVAIARALVTSPRVVLADEPTGALDTVTAERTLDVLVEATRETGAALVVVTHDNRVAAAAEREVVLRDGATVGADLGARP from the coding sequence ATGACGCAGACCCAGCAGGGACAGCCGAGCGGGGTGCTGCTCGAGGGCCGCGGCCTGCACAAGGCGTACGCCGCGTCCCCCGCGCTCACCGGCGCCTCGCTCGCCGTCCGGTCAGGCGAGGTGGTCGCCGTGACCGGTGCCTCGGGCAGCGGGAAGTCGACGCTGCTGCTGTGCCTCGCCGGCGTGGTGCGGCCCGACGCGGGCGTCGTCACCTTCGGCGGCCGTCGGCTCGACGACCTCGACGACGACGCCCGCACCCGGATGCGGCGCTCGTCGATCGGGCTGGTGCTGCAGTTCGGCCAGCTCGTGCCCGAGCTCAGCGCGGTCGAGAACGTCGGCCTCCCGCTCCTCCTCGACGGCGTGGCGCGCCGCGAGGCCGCCTCGGCGGCCCGGCACTGGCTGGACCGGCTCGGCGTGGCCGACGTCGCCGACGCCCGGCCGGCGCAGATGTCGGGCGGGCAGGCGCAGCGCGTCGCGATCGCCCGGGCACTCGTCACCTCGCCGCGGGTCGTCCTCGCCGACGAGCCGACCGGCGCGCTCGACACCGTGACCGCCGAGCGGACGCTCGACGTGCTCGTCGAGGCGACGCGGGAGACCGGAGCCGCGCTGGTCGTCGTCACCCACGACAACCGGGTGGCCGCGGCCGCCGAGCGCGAGGTCGTGCTGCGCGACGGCGCGACGGTCGGCGCCGACCTGGGCGCCCGGCCGTGA
- a CDS encoding alpha/beta fold hydrolase: MRPTDWLQVRLMQATAPLTVRYGEELRFAGSDLPRPRRVRVRTRHGRVPAHVYAAGRPRSDGGPAGLAGAYVHCHGGAWLMRHPRMDDFWCRYLAAEAGVVVVNVDFRVAPQVRYPVAQEEAHDVAAWVAGAGAADLGVDPERVAVGGFSSGGQVAAAVALMARDTGSFRPVLQVLGVPALDLVTEPDPRDAGMVSPSLRQLVRRTYFADASRRGEPYASPLLAPDLAGLPPAVVLTAERDVLRRDGDAYAARLREAGVPVVHDVTPHADHYFLSADLVRARRTMALVAAEVAARTAPTSS; the protein is encoded by the coding sequence GTGCGACCCACCGACTGGCTGCAGGTCCGGCTGATGCAGGCGACCGCTCCGCTGACCGTCCGCTACGGCGAGGAGCTGCGGTTCGCCGGCTCCGACCTGCCCCGGCCGCGCCGGGTGCGGGTGCGCACGCGCCACGGCCGCGTCCCCGCCCACGTGTACGCCGCCGGCCGGCCACGCTCGGACGGCGGGCCGGCGGGGCTCGCGGGGGCCTACGTCCACTGCCACGGCGGGGCGTGGCTGATGCGCCACCCGCGGATGGACGACTTCTGGTGCCGCTACCTGGCGGCCGAGGCGGGTGTCGTGGTCGTCAACGTCGACTTCAGGGTCGCCCCGCAGGTGCGCTACCCGGTCGCGCAGGAGGAGGCGCACGACGTCGCGGCCTGGGTGGCCGGGGCCGGCGCGGCCGACCTGGGCGTGGACCCGGAGCGCGTCGCGGTCGGCGGCTTCTCCTCCGGGGGGCAGGTCGCGGCGGCGGTGGCCTTGATGGCGCGCGACACCGGATCCTTCCGCCCGGTCCTGCAGGTGCTGGGCGTGCCCGCGCTCGACCTCGTCACCGAGCCCGACCCGCGCGACGCGGGGATGGTCAGCCCGTCGCTGCGGCAGCTGGTGCGCCGCACCTACTTCGCGGACGCGTCCCGGCGCGGCGAGCCCTACGCCTCACCGCTGCTCGCGCCCGACCTGGCGGGCCTCCCCCCGGCCGTCGTCCTGACGGCCGAGCGCGACGTCCTGCGGCGCGACGGCGACGCCTACGCCGCCCGGCTGCGGGAGGCCGGCGTACCGGTCGTGCACGACGTCACCCCCCACGCCGACCACTACTTCCTCTCCGCCGACCTGGTGCGCGCGCGCCGCACCATGGCCCTCGTCGCCGCCGAGGTCGCCGCCCGCACCGCCCCGACCTCCTCGTGA
- a CDS encoding FtsX-like permease family protein: protein MRPLWRVGLDAVGRGRASLVLACTAVVSGLLLVGASIVQLSLVDRGDRGSYESGMLGVVADPSLRPGVLFGIALACLPLLLLLDQAVRLGSADRRRRVAALRVAGATRRDLGRLGAVEVGVPAVAGALLGVVVWAVLRQVLGVALLERQAALVPVTVGPGPWVPVVVGVLAAYGLLVGRRAGRRAATTDGLGEAGGPRGLARPPRPWGLLPLGVGVALLWGLATGGGAPGDDALTLLAVAAIAAGMVLLAPAVAHAVAGLVARRARGATALLASRRLQVDARPAGRAAAAVGAVALALGVVGGFVPDVWGVDSYDRGFYLAPALLAAILAAGLVAASLAVHTTETVLDRQRELATLVATGVPAAVVSRSQRLECLMATVPMALLGALLGGVGFAAMADTGLGGYVGAVVGTLVALTVVAGAVTLATALLRPWVEAALQPDALRTA, encoded by the coding sequence GTGAGGCCGCTGTGGCGGGTCGGCCTCGACGCGGTCGGGCGCGGTCGCGCGTCGCTGGTCCTGGCGTGCACGGCGGTCGTGTCGGGGCTGCTCCTGGTGGGGGCGTCGATCGTGCAGCTGAGCCTGGTCGACCGCGGCGACCGCGGGTCCTACGAGTCCGGGATGCTCGGCGTGGTCGCCGACCCGAGCCTGCGTCCGGGCGTGCTCTTCGGCATCGCGCTCGCCTGCCTGCCGCTGCTGCTCCTGCTCGACCAGGCCGTCCGCCTCGGCTCGGCCGACCGACGCCGCCGGGTGGCGGCGCTGCGCGTGGCCGGGGCCACCCGGCGCGACCTCGGTCGCCTCGGCGCGGTCGAGGTCGGGGTGCCGGCCGTGGCGGGCGCGCTGCTCGGCGTCGTGGTCTGGGCGGTTCTGCGGCAGGTGCTGGGGGTGGCGCTGCTCGAGCGCCAGGCGGCCCTGGTGCCGGTCACGGTCGGCCCGGGCCCGTGGGTCCCGGTCGTCGTCGGCGTCCTCGCGGCCTACGGCCTGCTCGTCGGCCGCCGCGCCGGTCGCCGTGCCGCGACCACCGACGGGCTGGGCGAGGCGGGCGGGCCACGGGGGCTCGCCCGCCCGCCGCGGCCGTGGGGGCTGCTGCCGCTCGGCGTCGGTGTCGCCCTGCTGTGGGGGCTCGCCACCGGGGGCGGCGCACCCGGCGACGACGCCCTGACGCTGCTGGCCGTGGCTGCGATCGCGGCCGGCATGGTGCTCCTCGCGCCAGCGGTCGCGCACGCGGTCGCCGGGCTGGTCGCCCGTCGGGCCCGGGGTGCGACGGCGTTGCTGGCGTCGCGGCGGCTCCAGGTCGATGCGCGGCCAGCGGGTCGGGCAGCCGCCGCCGTCGGAGCCGTAGCGCTGGCGCTGGGGGTCGTGGGTGGTTTCGTGCCCGACGTGTGGGGCGTCGACTCCTACGACCGCGGCTTCTACCTGGCGCCCGCCCTGCTCGCCGCGATCCTGGCAGCGGGCCTGGTGGCCGCCTCGCTGGCCGTGCACACGACCGAGACGGTGCTCGACCGACAGCGGGAGCTCGCCACGCTGGTCGCGACCGGTGTCCCGGCTGCGGTGGTCTCGCGCTCGCAGCGGCTCGAGTGCCTGATGGCCACGGTGCCGATGGCCCTGCTCGGCGCGCTGCTCGGCGGAGTGGGCTTCGCCGCGATGGCCGACACGGGGCTCGGAGGCTACGTCGGCGCGGTCGTCGGCACGCTCGTCGCGCTCACCGTCGTCGCCGGTGCGGTCACGCTCGCTACCGCCCTGCTGCGCCCCTGGGTCGAGGCCGCGCTGCAGCCCGACGCCCTGCGCACGGCCTAG
- a CDS encoding MFS transporter, whose translation MVHASPVPGPLAAVRLGTPTGRAVVAAATLGSGMTLLDGTVVNVALRAIGEDLDAGVRALQWTTNGYLLTLAALILLGGSLGDRFGRRRVFVVGTVLFAVASLLCGLAPDVWTLVAARALQGVGAALLAPGSLAMLQAAFRAEDRARAIGLWSGLGSIAAAVGPFVGGLLVDQLSWRWIFLVNLPLAAATVLLARHVPETRDAERARGADVPGAALATLALAATTYALVEVGSSASALAAVVGLVAGAAFVVAERRARQPMLPLGLFGDRTFSAANAMTLLVYAALGAVLFFLVLQLQTVAGWSALEAGLATLPITVCMLLLAARGGALATRIGPRVPLTAGPLVMAGGVLLLRAAGAETSYVRDVLPGLTVFGLGLALMVAPLTATVLAAAPDRHAGVASGVSNAVARAGTLLAVAALPPLVGLSGADYARPEVMDAGYDAALLACAGLLAAGAVVSWIGVRDVLAPPTLERGGPA comes from the coding sequence GTGGTGCACGCCTCGCCCGTGCCCGGCCCGCTCGCCGCGGTCCGGCTCGGCACCCCCACCGGTCGCGCGGTCGTGGCCGCCGCGACCCTCGGCTCCGGCATGACGCTGCTCGACGGCACGGTGGTCAACGTCGCGCTGCGCGCCATCGGCGAGGACCTCGACGCCGGGGTGCGGGCGCTGCAGTGGACCACCAACGGCTACCTGCTCACCCTCGCGGCGCTGATCCTGCTCGGCGGCTCGCTGGGCGACCGCTTCGGCCGCCGCCGGGTCTTCGTGGTCGGCACCGTGCTCTTCGCCGTCGCCTCCCTGCTCTGCGGCCTCGCGCCCGACGTGTGGACGTTGGTGGCCGCCCGGGCGCTGCAGGGCGTCGGCGCCGCGCTGCTGGCCCCCGGCAGCCTGGCGATGCTGCAGGCCGCCTTCCGCGCCGAGGACCGCGCCCGCGCGATCGGCCTCTGGTCGGGCCTCGGCAGCATCGCCGCGGCGGTCGGGCCGTTCGTCGGCGGGTTGCTGGTCGACCAGCTCTCGTGGCGCTGGATCTTCCTGGTCAACCTGCCCCTCGCGGCTGCCACCGTGCTGCTGGCGCGGCACGTGCCGGAGACCCGCGACGCCGAGCGGGCCCGGGGCGCCGACGTGCCCGGCGCGGCGCTGGCGACGCTCGCGCTCGCCGCCACGACGTACGCCCTCGTCGAGGTCGGCTCGTCGGCCTCGGCGCTGGCGGCGGTCGTGGGCCTGGTGGCCGGGGCCGCCTTCGTGGTCGCGGAGCGGCGGGCCCGGCAGCCGATGCTGCCGCTCGGGCTCTTCGGTGACCGCACCTTCTCGGCGGCCAACGCGATGACGCTGCTCGTCTACGCCGCGCTCGGCGCCGTGCTGTTCTTCCTGGTGCTGCAGCTGCAGACGGTCGCCGGGTGGAGCGCGCTCGAGGCGGGCCTGGCGACGCTGCCGATCACCGTCTGCATGCTGCTGCTCGCCGCCCGCGGTGGGGCGCTCGCCACCCGCATCGGCCCGCGGGTGCCGCTCACGGCGGGGCCGCTGGTGATGGCCGGGGGCGTGCTGCTGCTGCGGGCGGCGGGTGCGGAGACGTCGTACGTGCGCGACGTGCTGCCGGGCCTCACCGTCTTCGGTCTCGGGCTGGCGCTCATGGTCGCGCCGCTGACCGCGACCGTGCTCGCGGCCGCGCCCGACCGGCACGCCGGCGTCGCCAGCGGCGTCAGCAACGCGGTCGCGCGGGCCGGCACCCTGCTCGCGGTGGCCGCGCTGCCACCGCTCGTCGGTCTCAGCGGCGCCGACTACGCGCGCCCGGAGGTGATGGACGCGGGCTACGACGCCGCGCTGCTCGCCTGCGCCGGTCTGCTGGCGGCGGGTGCGGTCGTCTCGTGGATCGGCGTCCGCGACGTGCTGGCCCCGCCTACCCTGGAGCGCGGAGGTCCCGCCTGA
- a CDS encoding M15 family metallopeptidase: MHRSPAARLRLAALAAAPCLALAACGGGGSAVDGSPTAAASPGGSSAPTGSASAGAAPGSTPGEPSGSPVAVADPEHAVPDPGPLRDPLLPADLLVYAQEPLSDEVVDRVEALPGVEAVERLSIGQVAVEDQVLDVAVVDPASYRRFTPVNSAQLTDIWTRVAGGELAILPGLGKRLQDEAGYLRLGNAEDAPQLHIGAYAPQVPQVDAVVNETWRDELGMPEGNALLVSTGMTAPQAVQGKVDRAVGGEASVQALDVVARFGLDPDVQQTAYLTGGSVAEAVGTFSYRVLGGGRIQPDAGWVAANIRTEVVPILGRVTCHRVMLPQFRAALAEIVSRGLADEIVPGQYAGCYYPRFIAGSTQLSLHSWGIAFDVNVPGNLRGTVGDIDRDVVAIFQKWGFAWGGDWSYTDPMHFELARLVEPR; this comes from the coding sequence ATGCACCGCTCGCCCGCCGCCCGCCTGCGGCTCGCCGCGCTGGCCGCTGCGCCCTGCCTGGCGCTCGCCGCCTGCGGCGGCGGGGGCAGCGCCGTCGACGGCTCGCCGACGGCGGCAGCGTCCCCCGGCGGTTCGTCGGCCCCCACGGGCTCCGCGTCGGCGGGGGCGGCGCCCGGGTCGACGCCGGGGGAGCCGTCGGGGTCGCCGGTCGCGGTGGCCGACCCCGAGCACGCCGTGCCCGACCCCGGCCCGCTGCGCGACCCCCTGCTGCCGGCCGACCTGCTGGTCTACGCCCAGGAGCCGCTGAGCGACGAGGTGGTCGACCGGGTCGAGGCACTCCCCGGCGTCGAGGCCGTCGAGCGGCTCTCGATCGGGCAGGTCGCGGTCGAGGACCAGGTGCTCGACGTCGCGGTGGTCGACCCCGCGTCCTACCGCCGCTTCACCCCCGTCAACTCCGCCCAGCTCACCGACATCTGGACCCGCGTCGCCGGCGGCGAGCTCGCGATCCTGCCGGGTCTGGGCAAGCGGCTGCAGGACGAGGCGGGCTACCTGCGGCTGGGCAACGCCGAGGACGCGCCGCAGCTGCACATCGGCGCCTACGCCCCCCAGGTGCCGCAGGTCGACGCCGTCGTCAACGAGACCTGGCGCGACGAGCTCGGCATGCCCGAGGGCAACGCCCTGCTCGTCTCCACCGGCATGACCGCACCGCAGGCCGTGCAGGGGAAGGTCGACCGTGCCGTCGGCGGCGAGGCGTCGGTGCAGGCGCTCGACGTCGTCGCCCGCTTCGGCCTCGACCCCGACGTCCAGCAGACCGCCTACCTCACCGGCGGGTCGGTCGCCGAGGCCGTCGGCACCTTCTCCTACCGGGTCCTGGGCGGCGGGCGCATCCAGCCCGACGCCGGCTGGGTCGCGGCCAACATCCGCACCGAGGTCGTGCCGATCCTCGGCCGCGTGACCTGCCACCGGGTGATGCTGCCGCAGTTCCGCGCCGCGCTCGCCGAGATCGTGTCGCGCGGCCTGGCCGACGAGATCGTGCCGGGGCAGTACGCCGGCTGCTACTACCCCCGCTTCATCGCCGGCTCCACCCAGCTCTCCCTGCACTCGTGGGGCATCGCCTTCGACGTCAACGTGCCCGGCAACCTGCGCGGCACCGTCGGCGACATCGACCGCGACGTCGTCGCGATCTTCCAGAAGTGGGGCTTCGCCTGGGGCGGCGACTGGTCCTACACCGACCCCATGCACTTCGAGCTGGCGCGGCTGGTCGAGCCGCGCTGA